The Formosa sp. Hel1_33_131 genome window below encodes:
- a CDS encoding glycosyltransferase family 2 protein translates to MNISVVIPLLNEQDSLEELHDWIVSVMQSNHFSYEILFIDDGSSDNSWEVIQKLRSKNTAVLGLKFSKNFGKSQALHAGFAKAKGEVVITMDADLQDSPDEIPELFQLIKDHDHDIVCGWKKKRYDSFFAKNLPSKLFNWAARKISGLSLHDFNCGLKAYRKDVVKTIDVYGEMHRYIPVLAVNAGFTNIVEKVVIHQARKYGKTKFGMERFINGFLDLITIWFISKFGRRPMHFFGLLGVIMFIIGLGFATYLGIDKLFLNPSGRLIANRPEFFIALTTMVIGTQFFVAGFLGEIVLQSRQNKERYLVSEATDA, encoded by the coding sequence ATGAATATATCAGTAGTTATACCACTACTTAACGAACAAGATTCTTTAGAAGAACTCCATGATTGGATTGTGTCTGTGATGCAATCCAATCATTTTTCTTATGAAATTCTTTTTATAGACGATGGTAGTTCCGACAATTCTTGGGAGGTGATCCAAAAACTACGCAGCAAAAACACAGCAGTTTTAGGACTTAAATTTTCTAAAAACTTCGGAAAATCTCAAGCCTTGCACGCCGGGTTTGCAAAAGCCAAAGGGGAAGTTGTCATCACTATGGATGCGGATTTACAAGACAGTCCAGATGAAATCCCAGAACTCTTTCAACTTATAAAAGACCACGATCACGACATCGTTTGTGGTTGGAAAAAGAAACGCTACGATTCTTTTTTCGCTAAAAATCTGCCTTCAAAATTATTTAATTGGGCGGCCAGAAAAATATCTGGATTGTCCCTTCACGACTTTAACTGTGGCCTAAAAGCCTACCGTAAGGACGTTGTAAAAACTATTGATGTCTATGGAGAAATGCACCGCTATATCCCCGTATTGGCGGTCAATGCAGGGTTTACCAACATCGTAGAAAAAGTAGTCATTCATCAAGCAAGAAAATACGGAAAAACAAAATTTGGTATGGAACGATTTATAAATGGATTTTTAGATTTGATTACCATCTGGTTTATTTCCAAGTTTGGAAGACGCCCTATGCACTTTTTTGGACTCTTAGGAGTCATCATGTTTATCATTGGATTGGGATTTGCAACCTATCTAGGAATTGATAAATTATTCTTAAATCCTTCTGGACGCTTGATTGCCAACAGACCCGAGTTTTTCATCGCCTTGACAACCATGGTGATTGGAACACAGTTTTTTGTAGCAGGATTTTTAGGCGAAATAGTCCTCCAATCCCGACAAAACAAAGAACGTTATCTTGTATCTGAAGCTACAGATGCTTAA